The following proteins are co-located in the Labrys monachus genome:
- a CDS encoding ABC transporter ATP-binding protein — translation MTAPLLCVEALSAASTRDAGQPILRDVSLTLERGEVRGLVGESGAGKSTIAKALLGILPRTVEITGGWVRFEGRDLLAMKPRALRDIMGRDITLIPQDPQTALNPSRRIEAQLTDGLRLKLGFSAKAAHARALELLEEVQIRDPARVMASYPHQLSGGMRQRILIASAFAPGPKLVVADEPTTALDVTVQKEILRLIRRMQAAHGTAVIFVTHDLGVVAKICDSVTLLYAGKVIEAGPTADLIERPKHAYTRALIAASPRYDRPDAGLHPVPEAVFEQLRGAVGAADKGGLR, via the coding sequence ATGACCGCTCCCCTGCTTTGCGTCGAGGCGCTGAGCGCGGCCTCCACCCGCGATGCCGGCCAGCCGATCCTGCGCGACGTCAGCCTGACGCTGGAGCGCGGCGAGGTGCGCGGCCTCGTCGGCGAATCCGGCGCGGGCAAGTCGACCATCGCCAAGGCCCTGCTCGGTATTCTGCCGCGCACCGTCGAGATCACCGGCGGCTGGGTGCGCTTCGAGGGCCGCGACCTTCTCGCGATGAAGCCGCGGGCGCTGCGCGACATCATGGGGCGCGACATCACGCTGATCCCGCAGGATCCGCAGACCGCGCTCAACCCGTCCCGCCGGATCGAGGCCCAGCTCACCGACGGGCTGCGGCTGAAGCTCGGCTTCTCGGCGAAGGCAGCGCATGCCCGGGCGCTGGAACTGCTGGAGGAGGTGCAGATCCGCGACCCCGCGCGCGTGATGGCTTCCTATCCGCACCAGCTCTCGGGCGGCATGCGCCAGCGCATCCTGATCGCCTCGGCCTTCGCGCCCGGCCCGAAGCTGGTGGTCGCCGACGAGCCGACGACGGCGCTCGACGTCACCGTCCAGAAGGAAATCCTGCGCCTCATCCGCCGCATGCAGGCAGCGCACGGCACCGCCGTCATCTTCGTCACCCACGATCTCGGCGTGGTCGCGAAGATCTGCGACAGCGTCACGCTCCTCTATGCAGGCAAGGTGATCGAGGCCGGGCCGACCGCGGACCTGATCGAGCGCCCCAAGCACGCCTATACGAGGGCGCTGATCGCCGCGAGCCCGCGCTACGACCGGCCGGATGCCGGGCTTCATCCGGTCCCGGAGGCCGTCTTCGAGCAATTGCGCGGCGCCGTCGGCGCCGCGGACAAGGGGGGCCTGAGATGA
- a CDS encoding ATP-binding cassette domain-containing protein produces MSGTEATALVEARGVEVTYGGGRPLFGPKQPGIRVLHGVNVTIGRGETVGIVGESGSGKTTLGRALLRLVPVSAGTIRLDGRDITRLGGAEMRPLRRRMQMIFQDPMASLNPRHSIRRILGEPLLLHGVAGNRREAEVQIRAMLNRVSLPAAVLDRSPHELSGGQRQRVGIARAALLRPDFVLADEIVSGLDVSTQALVLRLLKELSRDMGLAMAFISHDLSVIRAICDRVYVMRFGEVVEEGPCAQVFDHPQSDYTRLLLDAIPLPEVDPHWLFPGTADAVAPPPVPKETCA; encoded by the coding sequence ATGAGCGGCACCGAAGCGACGGCGCTGGTCGAGGCGAGAGGCGTCGAGGTCACCTATGGCGGCGGCAGGCCCCTGTTCGGGCCGAAGCAGCCGGGCATTCGAGTGCTGCACGGCGTGAACGTCACCATCGGCCGGGGCGAGACCGTCGGCATCGTCGGCGAATCCGGTTCCGGCAAGACGACGCTGGGCCGGGCGCTGCTGCGCCTGGTGCCGGTCTCGGCCGGCACCATCCGCCTCGACGGCCGGGACATCACCCGCCTGGGCGGCGCCGAGATGCGGCCCCTGCGCCGGCGCATGCAGATGATCTTCCAGGACCCGATGGCCTCGCTCAACCCCCGCCATTCGATCCGCCGGATCCTGGGCGAACCGCTCCTCCTGCATGGCGTGGCCGGCAATCGCCGCGAGGCCGAAGTACAGATCCGGGCGATGCTGAACCGCGTCTCGCTTCCCGCCGCCGTGCTGGACCGCAGCCCGCACGAGCTTTCCGGTGGCCAGCGCCAGCGCGTCGGCATTGCCCGCGCCGCGCTGCTGAGGCCGGATTTCGTGCTGGCCGACGAAATCGTCTCCGGCCTCGATGTCTCGACCCAGGCGCTCGTGCTGCGCCTGCTCAAGGAACTCTCCCGCGACATGGGCCTCGCCATGGCCTTCATCAGCCACGACCTCTCCGTCATCCGCGCCATCTGCGATCGGGTCTATGTGATGCGCTTCGGCGAGGTGGTGGAGGAAGGCCCCTGCGCGCAGGTGTTCGACCATCCGCAGTCCGACTACACGCGCCTGCTGCTGGATGCGATCCCGCTGCCGGAGGTCGATCCGCACTGGCTGTTTCCCGGCACCGCCGATGCCGTTGCCCCGCCGCCCGTTCCAAAGGAGACCTGCGCATGA
- a CDS encoding VOC family protein: MTTAPSTEKRLPGLVGLDHVGLTVPDLDAAVAFFSGVLGCPKVLGFGPIADDEGSFMTDALGVHPRARIERVAMVRTGSGSNLELFEYSSPDQKVLAQKNSDIGAFHLCLYVRDIAAAKAYLDAEGIATRLGPIPIADGPIAGQTILYFQAPWGLQLEAISYPDGMAYEREAEILLWHPCKPA; encoded by the coding sequence ATGACGACCGCTCCATCGACCGAAAAACGCCTGCCGGGGCTGGTCGGCCTCGACCATGTGGGCCTGACGGTGCCGGATCTCGATGCCGCCGTCGCCTTCTTCTCGGGCGTGCTCGGCTGCCCCAAGGTGCTGGGCTTCGGGCCGATCGCCGATGACGAGGGGTCCTTCATGACCGATGCGCTCGGGGTCCATCCCCGCGCCCGCATCGAGCGTGTCGCGATGGTCCGCACCGGCAGCGGCTCCAATCTCGAGCTGTTCGAATATTCCTCGCCCGACCAGAAGGTGCTGGCGCAGAAGAACAGCGATATCGGCGCCTTTCATCTGTGCCTCTATGTCCGGGATATCGCCGCCGCCAAGGCCTATCTGGACGCGGAAGGCATCGCGACCCGCCTCGGCCCCATCCCGATCGCCGACGGGCCGATCGCCGGGCAGACCATCCTGTATTTCCAGGCTCCCTGGGGCCTGCAATTGGAGGCGATCAGCTATCCCGACGGCATGGCCTATGAGCGGGAAGCCGAGATCCTGCTCTGGCATCCCTGCAAGCCCGCCTGA
- a CDS encoding winged helix DNA-binding protein: MGAHDGDADEAERGLDRHWHLARTVPEIDVAELEYALMRAFEAFGRWQAECLATVIDLAASGPENAMLHIIRMNDRPKTIKDLARLSNREDIPNIQYSLRKLIGAGLVERRGSGRSGVTYSVTERGRQVTDRYAQVRASLLIEALSSLPDFGARLQEATKTLELMTGIYEQVARTAATHRRGFR; this comes from the coding sequence ATGGGCGCGCACGACGGGGACGCCGACGAGGCGGAGAGGGGGCTGGACCGGCATTGGCATCTTGCCAGGACCGTGCCGGAAATCGACGTGGCGGAGCTCGAATATGCCCTGATGCGCGCTTTCGAGGCGTTCGGGCGGTGGCAGGCCGAATGCCTGGCCACCGTGATCGATCTCGCCGCGAGCGGCCCCGAAAACGCCATGCTGCACATCATCCGCATGAACGACCGGCCGAAGACCATCAAGGATCTGGCGCGGCTGTCGAACCGGGAAGACATTCCCAACATCCAGTACAGCCTGCGCAAGCTCATCGGCGCCGGGCTCGTCGAGCGCCGGGGGAGCGGACGGTCGGGCGTCACCTATTCGGTGACCGAGAGGGGGCGGCAGGTGACCGACCGTTATGCGCAGGTGCGCGCCTCGCTGCTGATCGAGGCCCTGAGCTCCCTGCCCGACTTCGGCGCCAGGCTGCAGGAGGCGACGAAGACCCTCGAGCTGATGACGGGGATCTACGAGCAGGTGGCCCGCACCGCCGCCACCCATCGGCGCGGCTTTCGCTGA
- a CDS encoding LLM class flavin-dependent oxidoreductase encodes MTENSMFTDGQFLLGTFASNCSGGMSVTKVRERWVNSWDNNLRLARLLDDAGIDFMLPIARWIGYGGETNFHGGVLETMTWAAGLLASTRAINVFATIHTAANHPVVVAKQIATIDQISRGRIGLNIVAGWNQPEYDALGLALPSDHESRYAYAEEWFEVVKALWRNTEAFDHEGRFFHLKQVLGDPRPSRKVPILNAAGSAQGRAFAARNADFLFTPAIDLSRSKAEIAELRQQGSAAGRNLGVLTFSHVVCRPTEKEALDYLAYFGKDNADWEAVDNLVRLQFAHAHSFPHDLLALIRDRMAAGHGGFPLVGTPEQVAEGILALHEAGFSGTTLSFVDYAEEFPYFRDNVLPILEASGIRRPVAAARDAA; translated from the coding sequence ATGACGGAGAACTCCATGTTCACCGACGGGCAGTTTTTGCTCGGCACCTTCGCATCCAACTGCTCCGGCGGCATGTCCGTCACCAAGGTGCGGGAACGCTGGGTGAATTCCTGGGACAACAATCTGCGGCTCGCAAGGCTCCTGGACGATGCCGGGATCGACTTCATGCTGCCGATCGCGCGCTGGATCGGCTATGGCGGCGAGACCAACTTCCACGGCGGCGTCCTGGAAACCATGACCTGGGCGGCGGGCCTGCTGGCCAGCACCCGCGCCATCAATGTCTTCGCGACCATCCACACCGCGGCCAACCACCCGGTCGTCGTCGCCAAGCAGATCGCCACCATCGACCAGATCAGCAGAGGCCGCATCGGTCTCAACATCGTGGCGGGCTGGAACCAGCCGGAATATGACGCGCTCGGCCTCGCATTGCCGTCCGATCACGAGTCGCGCTACGCCTATGCGGAAGAGTGGTTCGAGGTGGTGAAGGCGCTGTGGCGGAACACGGAAGCCTTCGATCATGAGGGCCGGTTCTTCCATTTGAAACAGGTGCTTGGCGACCCGCGGCCGTCGCGGAAAGTGCCGATCCTGAACGCTGCGGGCTCCGCCCAGGGCCGGGCCTTCGCCGCGCGCAATGCCGACTTCCTGTTCACGCCGGCAATCGACCTTTCACGCTCCAAGGCCGAGATCGCCGAACTCAGGCAGCAGGGCAGCGCGGCCGGCCGGAACCTCGGCGTCCTCACCTTCTCGCATGTGGTCTGCCGCCCCACCGAGAAGGAGGCCCTCGACTATCTCGCCTATTTCGGCAAGGACAATGCCGACTGGGAGGCCGTCGACAACCTCGTCCGCCTGCAATTCGCCCATGCCCACTCCTTCCCCCACGATCTCCTGGCGCTGATCCGCGACCGCATGGCCGCCGGGCATGGCGGCTTTCCGCTGGTCGGCACGCCGGAGCAGGTGGCCGAAGGCATCCTCGCTTTGCATGAGGCGGGCTTCAGCGGCACGACGCTCTCCTTCGTCGACTATGCCGAGGAGTTCCCCTATTTCCGCGACAACGTGCTGCCGATCCTGGAAGCCAGCGGCATCCGCCGCCCCGTGGCCGCCGCCAGGGACGCCGCCTGA
- a CDS encoding bifunctional salicylyl-CoA 5-hydroxylase/oxidoreductase, translating into MRIVCIGGGPAGLYFSLLMKKLHPEHHIAVVERNRPYDTFGWGVVFSDATMQSMRAWDPQSAAEIEDAFNHWDDIEILFKGTRQRTTGHGFVGIGRKKLLNILQARCEALGVELVFETDVDSDLDFPDADLVIASDGLNSKIRNRYAEAFAPDLVVRPNRYIWLGTNKLFDAFTFDFRKTEHGWFQAHIYKFDDKTSTFIVETTEEAYLAHGLDRMDQQGSIDFCETVFADVLEGASLMTNAGHLRGSAWLNFNRLICGHWSHFNGKSHVVLMGDAAHTAHFAIGSGTKLAIDDAIELTNQFERLGHGGEAIPAVLSAYEEIRRVDVARIQNAARNAMEWFEVVGRRYADTMEPEQFMYSMLTRSQRISHENLRLRDKAWLEGYERWFARRQGLDVADGERCMPPMFTPYTVRGVTLPNRIVVSPMAMYSAIDGHISDFHVVHLGSRALGGAGLVFAEMTCVSPDARITPGCLGLWNDEQTEGWRRLVQFIHGETGAKVGVQLGHAGRKGATKRAWDGIDQPLENGNWPLLSASALPYLGHGPVPKAMDRADMDRVTADFVAAAQRAADAGADWLELHCAHGYLLSSFLSPLTNRREDAYGGSHENRMRYPLEVFHAIRAAWPDDRPISVRLSCHDWMEGGNTPEDAAIFAEMFKAAGADLIDCSSGQVWKEEKPVYGRLFQVPFSDKIRNEILIPTIAVGAISEADHVNSIIAAGRADLCAVARPHLADPAWVLHEAAGIGLKSVPWPKQYMSGKYQYEANLARAAAAAK; encoded by the coding sequence ATGCGCATCGTCTGCATCGGCGGAGGCCCGGCAGGCCTCTATTTCAGCCTTCTCATGAAGAAGCTTCACCCCGAGCATCACATCGCCGTGGTCGAGCGCAACCGCCCCTATGACACGTTCGGCTGGGGCGTGGTGTTTTCCGACGCCACCATGCAGTCCATGCGCGCCTGGGATCCGCAGAGCGCCGCCGAAATCGAGGACGCCTTCAATCACTGGGACGACATCGAGATTCTCTTCAAGGGGACGCGCCAGCGCACCACCGGCCATGGCTTCGTGGGCATCGGCCGCAAGAAGCTGCTGAACATCCTGCAGGCGCGGTGCGAGGCGCTCGGCGTCGAACTCGTTTTCGAGACCGACGTGGACAGCGATCTCGACTTTCCCGATGCCGACCTCGTCATCGCATCGGACGGGCTCAACTCCAAGATCCGCAACCGCTATGCCGAAGCCTTCGCGCCCGATCTCGTCGTCCGGCCCAATCGCTATATCTGGCTCGGCACCAACAAGCTTTTCGATGCCTTCACCTTCGACTTCCGCAAGACCGAGCACGGCTGGTTCCAGGCGCATATCTACAAGTTCGACGACAAGACCTCGACCTTCATCGTCGAGACGACCGAGGAGGCCTATCTCGCCCACGGGCTCGACCGCATGGACCAGCAGGGCTCGATCGACTTCTGCGAGACCGTCTTCGCCGACGTGCTGGAAGGCGCCTCGCTGATGACCAATGCCGGCCACCTGCGCGGCTCGGCCTGGCTCAATTTCAACCGCCTGATCTGCGGCCACTGGAGCCATTTCAACGGCAAGTCGCACGTGGTGCTGATGGGGGACGCCGCCCACACCGCGCACTTCGCCATCGGCTCCGGCACCAAGCTGGCCATCGACGATGCGATCGAGCTGACCAACCAGTTCGAAAGGCTCGGCCACGGCGGGGAGGCGATCCCCGCGGTGCTCTCCGCCTATGAGGAGATCCGCCGCGTCGACGTCGCGCGCATCCAGAACGCCGCCCGCAACGCCATGGAATGGTTCGAGGTCGTCGGCCGGCGCTATGCCGACACGATGGAGCCCGAGCAGTTCATGTATTCCATGCTGACGCGCTCGCAGCGCATCAGCCACGAGAACCTGAGACTGCGCGACAAGGCCTGGCTCGAAGGCTATGAGCGCTGGTTCGCCCGCAGGCAGGGCCTCGACGTGGCCGACGGCGAGCGCTGCATGCCGCCGATGTTCACCCCCTACACGGTACGCGGCGTGACGCTTCCCAACCGCATCGTCGTCTCGCCCATGGCGATGTATTCGGCGATCGACGGGCATATCAGCGATTTCCATGTCGTGCATCTCGGCAGCCGCGCGCTCGGCGGCGCCGGGCTCGTCTTCGCGGAAATGACCTGCGTCTCGCCCGACGCCCGCATCACCCCGGGCTGCCTCGGGCTCTGGAACGACGAGCAGACCGAAGGCTGGCGCCGGCTCGTGCAGTTCATCCACGGCGAGACCGGCGCCAAGGTCGGCGTCCAGCTCGGCCATGCCGGTCGCAAGGGGGCGACCAAGCGCGCCTGGGACGGCATCGACCAGCCGCTGGAAAACGGCAACTGGCCGCTGCTGTCGGCTTCCGCCCTGCCCTATCTCGGACATGGCCCGGTGCCGAAAGCCATGGACCGGGCCGACATGGACCGGGTGACCGCCGATTTCGTCGCGGCCGCCCAGCGGGCAGCGGATGCGGGTGCCGACTGGCTGGAGCTGCATTGCGCCCATGGCTACCTTCTGTCGAGCTTCCTCTCGCCGCTCACCAACCGGCGCGAGGACGCGTATGGCGGCAGCCACGAGAACCGGATGCGCTATCCCCTCGAAGTCTTCCATGCGATCCGCGCCGCCTGGCCGGACGACAGGCCGATTTCGGTGCGCCTGTCCTGCCACGACTGGATGGAGGGCGGCAACACGCCCGAGGATGCGGCGATCTTCGCCGAGATGTTCAAGGCCGCCGGCGCCGATCTCATCGACTGCTCGTCCGGGCAGGTCTGGAAGGAGGAAAAGCCGGTCTATGGCCGCCTGTTCCAGGTCCCCTTCTCAGACAAGATCCGCAACGAGATCCTGATCCCGACCATCGCGGTGGGTGCCATCTCGGAGGCGGATCACGTCAATTCGATCATCGCCGCCGGCCGCGCGGACCTCTGCGCCGTCGCCCGGCCGCATCTGGCCGATCCGGCCTGGGTGCTGCACGAGGCCGCCGGCATCGGGTTGAAGTCAGTGCCGTGGCCCAAGCAATACATGTCCGGCAAATACCAGTACGAGGCGAACCTCGCCCGTGCCGCGGCAGCGGCGAAGTGA
- a CDS encoding SDR family NAD(P)-dependent oxidoreductase, which yields MTVRLRDRHALVTGAGSGIGTAIARRLSAEGARLTLAGRRGEPLEALAGELGREAVFVAAGFDVTEPAAIAAGLAAARAALGPVSILVNNAGEAPSASFEKTSLEMWSRVLSVDLTGVFNVTQAVLADLKAHGPGARIVNIASTAGLTGYAYVSAYCAAKHGVVGLTRALALELAGKGVTVNAVCPGFTDTPIIARSIAAIAEKTGRTTEEALAEFTAFNPQGRLVLPEEVADTVAWLASPSAGAVTGQAIAVAGGEIMAG from the coding sequence GTGACCGTCCGTCTTCGCGATCGCCACGCGCTCGTCACCGGGGCCGGCAGCGGCATCGGCACCGCGATCGCCCGGCGGCTCTCGGCAGAAGGCGCCCGCCTGACGCTGGCGGGCCGGCGCGGGGAGCCGCTCGAGGCGCTGGCGGGCGAGTTGGGCCGGGAGGCCGTCTTCGTCGCTGCCGGCTTCGACGTCACCGAGCCGGCCGCCATCGCCGCCGGGCTCGCCGCGGCGCGCGCAGCGCTCGGCCCCGTCTCGATCCTCGTCAACAATGCCGGCGAGGCCCCGAGCGCGTCCTTCGAGAAGACCAGCCTCGAAATGTGGTCGAGGGTGCTGTCGGTCGATCTCACCGGCGTCTTCAACGTGACGCAGGCCGTGCTCGCCGACCTCAAGGCGCACGGGCCGGGCGCGCGCATCGTCAATATCGCCTCGACGGCGGGGCTGACGGGCTATGCCTATGTTTCCGCCTATTGCGCGGCCAAGCATGGCGTCGTCGGCCTCACCCGCGCCTTGGCGCTGGAACTCGCCGGCAAGGGCGTGACGGTCAACGCCGTCTGCCCCGGCTTCACCGATACGCCGATCATCGCCCGCTCGATCGCCGCGATCGCCGAGAAGACCGGACGGACGACGGAGGAGGCGCTTGCCGAATTCACCGCCTTCAATCCCCAGGGCCGCCTCGTGCTGCCGGAGGAAGTGGCCGACACCGTCGCCTGGCTCGCTTCGCCGTCTGCGGGAGCGGTCACCGGGCAGGCGATCGCCGTCGCGGGCGGCGAAATAATGGCCGGATGA
- a CDS encoding acyl-CoA thioesterase gives MPFTLSKPMRFGDCDLTGIAYHPAYLSMLVDVNEAMFASFGITWKEIMFERRLGLPTVTLHLEFKAPAVYGDVLDFAVHVRAIGRASLDLETVVTVRGAIIWTVRQRIVLTSLADHKSHPWPDDIRAGLSRYLEPHHDA, from the coding sequence ATGCCCTTCACCCTTTCGAAGCCGATGCGGTTCGGCGATTGCGACCTCACCGGGATCGCCTATCACCCGGCCTATCTTTCCATGCTCGTCGATGTCAACGAGGCGATGTTCGCCTCCTTCGGCATCACCTGGAAGGAGATCATGTTCGAGCGCCGGCTCGGCCTGCCGACCGTCACCCTCCATCTCGAATTCAAGGCGCCGGCCGTCTATGGCGACGTGCTCGATTTCGCCGTGCATGTGCGGGCCATCGGCCGCGCCTCGCTCGATCTCGAAACCGTGGTCACGGTCCGCGGCGCCATCATCTGGACGGTGCGCCAGCGGATCGTCCTCACCTCGCTCGCCGACCACAAGTCCCATCCCTGGCCCGACGATATCAGGGCCGGCCTCTCGCGTTATTTGGAACCTCATCATGATGCATGA
- a CDS encoding RidA family protein, which translates to MHEIIQPEGWAKPVGYSNGISARGRIVQVGGQIGWDENCRFHSDDFVDQVRQTLLNVVGVLKAADARPEHLIQMTWYFTDRAAYKARMKDIGAVYREIIGRHFPPMAAVQVVALMEDRARVEIQALAVVPD; encoded by the coding sequence ATGCATGAAATCATCCAGCCGGAGGGCTGGGCCAAGCCGGTCGGCTATTCGAACGGGATCAGCGCCCGCGGACGGATCGTACAGGTCGGCGGGCAGATCGGCTGGGACGAAAACTGCCGGTTCCATTCCGACGATTTCGTCGACCAGGTGCGCCAGACCCTGCTGAACGTCGTCGGCGTGCTGAAGGCGGCCGATGCACGCCCCGAGCACCTGATCCAGATGACCTGGTACTTCACCGACCGCGCGGCCTACAAGGCGCGCATGAAGGACATCGGTGCGGTCTATCGCGAGATCATCGGCCGGCATTTCCCGCCGATGGCGGCCGTCCAGGTCGTGGCGCTGATGGAAGACCGCGCCCGCGTCGAGATCCAGGCGCTGGCCGTCGTACCCGATTGA
- a CDS encoding cupin domain-containing protein: MNTTVRAVVTRKGQEDRQTGQSGGCVRISGVGPQHTPATKIWFGKVSNEPGYRSLPHHHGEAETGGYVLKGKGRIYFGEGYSEYLDMEEGDFVFVPPNWPHVEVNMSTTEELVWLTTRTPDNIVVNLPDVDDSTLAGYRRA; this comes from the coding sequence ATGAACACAACGGTCAGAGCCGTCGTCACCCGCAAAGGCCAGGAGGACAGGCAGACCGGCCAGTCCGGCGGCTGCGTCAGGATCAGCGGCGTCGGCCCGCAGCACACCCCTGCCACCAAGATCTGGTTCGGCAAGGTGTCGAACGAGCCCGGCTACCGCTCCCTGCCGCATCATCACGGCGAGGCGGAAACGGGCGGCTACGTGCTGAAGGGCAAGGGCCGCATCTATTTCGGCGAGGGCTATTCGGAATATCTCGACATGGAGGAAGGCGACTTCGTGTTCGTCCCGCCGAACTGGCCGCATGTCGAGGTCAACATGTCGACGACGGAAGAACTCGTCTGGCTGACCACGCGCACCCCGGACAATATCGTCGTCAACCTGCCGGACGTCGACGATTCCACCCTCGCCGGCTACAGGCGCGCCTGA
- a CDS encoding SDR family NAD(P)-dependent oxidoreductase gives MADLTGRLAIVTGGARGQGEAEARLLVRHGAAVLIADVLAEEGRALAEAIRSEGGEARFVHLDVTDPESWDGTVAQAREWKGRLDILVNNAGIINRSTVAGTELDAWEKVLKVNLTGAFLGIRAASPLMAETGGSIVNISSNSAFSGHYDPAYTASKWGLRGLTRSAAMELASKHIRVNAVCPGLVVTGLNAASPHLKPMIAMTPMKRSGKPEEIAELVLFLASDASGFITGEDFVIDGGFTAGAAYRRVATETGIFDN, from the coding sequence ATGGCGGATCTCACGGGCCGGCTGGCCATCGTCACCGGCGGCGCCCGCGGCCAGGGCGAGGCCGAAGCCCGCCTTCTGGTGCGGCACGGCGCCGCCGTCCTCATCGCCGACGTCCTCGCCGAGGAAGGACGCGCGCTCGCCGAAGCCATCCGCAGCGAGGGGGGCGAGGCGCGCTTCGTGCATCTCGACGTCACCGACCCCGAGAGCTGGGACGGCACGGTGGCGCAGGCGCGGGAATGGAAGGGCCGGCTCGACATCCTCGTCAACAATGCCGGCATCATCAACCGCTCGACGGTCGCGGGCACCGAGCTCGACGCCTGGGAGAAGGTCCTGAAGGTCAACCTCACCGGCGCCTTTCTCGGCATCCGCGCGGCGAGCCCCCTGATGGCCGAAACCGGCGGCTCGATCGTCAACATCTCCTCGAACAGCGCCTTTTCCGGCCATTACGATCCGGCCTATACGGCGAGCAAATGGGGCCTGCGCGGCCTCACCCGCAGCGCCGCGATGGAACTGGCCTCCAAGCACATCCGCGTCAACGCCGTCTGTCCCGGCCTCGTGGTCACCGGCCTCAACGCCGCGAGCCCGCATCTGAAGCCGATGATCGCGATGACGCCGATGAAACGCAGCGGCAAGCCGGAAGAAATCGCCGAACTGGTCCTCTTCCTCGCCTCCGATGCCTCGGGCTTCATCACCGGCGAGGATTTCGTCATCGATGGCGGCTTCACCGCCGGGGCGGCCTATCGGCGCGTCGCGACCGAAACCGGGATCTTCGACAATTGA
- a CDS encoding MarR family winged helix-turn-helix transcriptional regulator — protein sequence MRPTSPELCTCLAIRQAARHVSQYYDQHLAPSGLRITQFSILAKLKARGPLTINGLADVMVMDRTTLGRNILPLRRDGLIAIVQGAADRRSKDLHLTDLGRERLDAARPYWAAAQAGFDAAFGSHQGSELRALMRAVTSTDLVVETTEP from the coding sequence ATGCGGCCCACGTCGCCGGAGCTCTGCACCTGCCTGGCGATCCGCCAAGCCGCACGGCACGTCAGCCAATATTATGACCAGCATTTGGCGCCGTCGGGACTGCGCATCACGCAGTTCTCGATCCTCGCCAAGTTGAAGGCGCGCGGGCCGTTGACGATCAACGGTCTTGCCGACGTCATGGTCATGGACCGGACAACCCTTGGCCGGAATATCCTTCCGCTGAGGCGCGATGGCCTCATCGCGATCGTTCAGGGCGCGGCGGACCGCCGGAGCAAGGACCTTCACCTGACGGACCTCGGTCGGGAACGGCTCGACGCGGCCCGGCCCTATTGGGCGGCCGCCCAGGCCGGGTTCGACGCCGCCTTCGGCAGCCATCAGGGTTCGGAGCTCAGGGCTCTGATGCGAGCCGTGACGTCGACGGATCTCGTGGTCGAAACGACGGAGCCGTGA